TTTACGGTCCCAGTGATAGCTATCATATTTCTTGATAAGATTAGGGAAGAATCATAATATTACATGCATGCGAAGATGGAAAAGATTGTTATGGAGAAGTGGAAGATATCAATTACTAGGCCTCAATGTCAAGCTGCTAGGAGGAAGGCATTGGGATGGATCTCGTCGGAGTATGATACTCAGTTTGCACGTCTCCGAGATTATGGTGCTGAGATTATGGAATCAAATCCAGGTTCTGTTGTGGATGTTGATACCGTGAAGAATGATGCTGGTGAGGATGTCTTTAACCGGTTTTATGTCTGTTTTGATGTTCTTAAAATAACATGGAAAGCTAGTTGTAGACCAATCATAGGAGTTGATGGATGCttcttaaaagaaaagaataaaggGCAGTTATTGGCGACATTAGGCAGAGATGCATGCAATGCTATATATCCAATAGCATGGAGCGTTGTTCAAGTTGAGAACACTGATAACTGTCAATGGTTTGTGAATAGGTTAGATTGATCTAGACTTAGGTGATGGAGATGGTTACATTATCATGTCCGATTGGCAAAAGGTATGTGTTTTGTATATGTTAAATAATCAACTCGTTTGATAAAGCTCTAGTATAATCatgttttttctgtttcatGGGTTGATAAAAGCTGTTGAGTTGGAGCTACCAAAGGTGGAGCATCGAAAATGTGTTAACATTTATGGGAACCTAAAGAAGAGTCATCCTAACAAAAAACTTCTGAAGAAACACCTCTTAGAACACCTAAATGAAGCGATATGGTTTCAACATGTAACTCCTAAATATGCTTTTGTTACATGGCTGGCGGTGAAGAACAGACTCACAACAGGGGAGAGAATGAAAAATTGGAAAGGTCATTGTCAACACCAGCTGTGTGTTCTGCAAACATCCGATGGAGACAAGAGAACACCTATTTTTCCTATGTCCATTTTTAAAACAGGTCTGGGAGGCACTAGTCCATGGGCTCCTCTCTGACAATTTCACCTTCTGCTGGGAGGAGATCATCTCCTTGATCGTTGGCAACAAGTTGGATAAAACAACAAGGTTTTTGTTGGGATACACTTTCCAAAACACAATACACTCtgtttggagagagagaaacgaTAGACGTCATGGGGAACAACCTTCAATGGTAGAGAAGCTGGTGAAACTAATAGACAAAAATGTTTGTAATAGATTGAGTACTATGGAAGGAGGGGGACAAGGCTTTAAGCTTGGTTTTGCAGCGAGATTAtactaatttttggttttgttctaaTGTTTAAGAAAGAGTAAACACAAGCAttgtaaaacgtttatttttattttaaatataatttaatattagattcaaaaaaaaaaaaaaacacctctGAGATCTGGCTTGGAGCTACAATACCACAGAGTATGAACAGAACTTGGAGAGGATACACGAATACGACTCAAAGGTGTATGAAGATGTTCTGAAGACAAAACCGAAGACTTGGTGCAAGGCCTTCCACAAGCTTGGAAATTACTGTGAAGATGTTGAGAATAACTCCATAGAGTCCTTCAACAATACCATCAACAAGGCAAGAGAAAAGCCATTTGTGGCTATGTTAGAGATGGTTAGAAAGCTTGCCATGGTGAGGATTGCTAAATGGTATGCCATCTCTCATGATCACAAAGGttagtattttaattactatatgtGGTATGCATATGAATCATTATTATcgattaacatttttttcatttctgtgTTAGGCATCTGTACTCCTTATGTCAAACGGTTCCTTGCTAAAGAACATGAGAAAAATTCTGAGTGCTTTGTGAGTCCTACCACCAATGGGATGTATGAAGTCCAGCTGGGTTATGACAAGTATATAGTTTCTTTAAGAACAATGAGGTGTACCTGCATGAAGTATCAAATCTGTGGAATTTCCTGTGAACATGCATATGGAGTTATTCTTACGAAAACACTGGAACCTGAAGATTATGTGTGCCAATGGTTCAGAACTGCTAAATGGCAGCAGAATTACCAAGACGGCTTGATTCCACAAAGAGGTCCACGCTTTTGGCCTTCCACCGGAGGTAATGATGTGCATGCACCACCTTCTAAGGAGGATAACAACACTAAGGCagacaagaagatgaagaaggggGTTAATAAATCGCCTaccaagaagaaaccaaaagagaagaaaaggatcATGCACTGTGGGATTTGTGGTGCAGCTGACCATAACCGTAGGTTCCACCAGAAGCAAAATGCAACGCAAGTTAGTATTATGTTATGGTTATGATTCGGATTATGGTTTGATTTGTgttgggtcgaattatggtttAACACAAGTTGTTGGTTTTACCTGTAGGCTACTCAAGGTGAACCTTCTCAAGGGACTTTGACTCAAAAGAACTAATGGTAGAAGTACAAGGAGGAGTAGGAGTATGAGTAGAAGGAATTATGACAAGagttttttaataaatctacCACATTCCAAAACTTATCTTATGATTTTTACCACATTGTTTACTTCTTTCAAGCAATACCACAAGTTACAAGTATAAAGACGAACATAACCCTTCTGAGTTCTTTTcccttttatttgttttatattatttcttgtcctgtcttttgtctttttatgtTCTTTCCAATTTCAAATTAAATCAACGAactatttttattcattaattgtcctatatattttcatattcttaTGTTGAAGCTGTGTGATGCACCCTTTGGTGGACAAGTTCTGATGGACCAGATCCAGTAAACTAAAGCTGGTGGACCAATTCCGATTGACCTGGATCCAACTTGTCCACctttactatataattatatttcaaaCTAGTACAACACAAGCCATAATAAAACTTTGTATTTAAGTGTAATCAAGTGAAAATTGTCCATAAACAACAAACCAACTTGTCTACCAAAAAACAGATCAACTTGTCTACCGACTCAAACAAGCAGGAACTTGTATACATATTAGTCAATAACAACTTATCCAAAAAATTGGAACTTGTCCATCACAATGAACTTGTCCATCGAACTTGATAACTTGTCTAACAAATTAATATCTTCTCTATAAATTTATCAAAAGTAATTTGTCTATCGGGAATTTGACTTGTCTACCATAAATTGATATTATCTACACACTCAATTAATGCTCTcatttatgttattattgtatatacagatctcttttcttttgaccagcgtttcttttttttaccacAATAAATATCAATTCAATTATAGTATCACAATAAATGCTAAGTCAGACATCGTACAATCTAACTATTTGTTCAGTTTTGTGCTCATCATATACAGGAGGGTATATTCGACATTTCCAATGCCATTTGTGGTATAATGGAAAAGGGATTTTGGATTGTGGTAGAATTGGAAAGTTTTAAATCCAATGTGGTAGAACTAATTAAATTCCCTTATGACAATGCTATGAAAGAGAATCACAAGGAGGACTGGTCTGTTTTTGTATGAATGGTCTTATTGTGATGGAACCTTATTGATGTATTTTGGTCTCGGTGAACCTAATTGATGTCTTTTGTTACTTTGGAACCTTATTGGTGTCTTCTGTTAATGGTGAACCTATGTAAGTGTCTTAGAACCATAATGTCAGTTATTTTGGATCCTCTTTCTCTCATCCATTacaaacacaaaatacataacaaCCAACCAAACATgaccatacaaccaaccaaatATGATCATAAAACCAACTTTCTCATGATCATTCAACCTTATTAATGTTAGTAGCTCATACTGCTATTTTAAATAGACCAAACATGATCATACAGCCAAAAACTATCACaactatcatcattttcatcctTGATCTCAATTCTGATTTTGCATCTTCAACCCTCTCAAATAGCTCTTTCTCAAGctccattttcatcttcttctcaatctccaTTTCCATTTGTAGTTTTACAGTGTGAAGAGTCACATAATCTACCTCATCCAACAGTGCCTCATCGACCCACTTGAAGATGCGGTCATCATTCATAAGCTATCAACCACCATCACAACAATGAGACAAATTCAACATATCACAAAGGTATATAGTCACATATGTACCTTTTTTGCAGCTGCATACCCACAGCGAAAGTATCGTCGACATGGATTTGTCTCCGATTTCGAATTTTTGGCCACGATCACTTCTCCAATCCAACATCTCTTAGGCACACCAACAACTTTACCTCGTCCTCCCTCTTGGACATTTGATGCACAACTCGAAGCTCCAGAAACATTGCTCATGATTTCCAGAACTTAATTTAcgagaatttgattttttaggatttatacATTCAACATTTGGGGATCTTCgttttaagaagaagaacatcaatCGGATCGGGTTGTAATTTTTACTCGGGTTTTAAACTTGTTTCAAACCGGGTTTAGGAGGATTTCTATCTGGTTAATTTCGAAAACCGCTGAAACCCAGATTAGGGGGAAATGACATGAAAACTATAAAACCACGGGGCTATAGGTTTACAATAGTTTCCAGGGGGTCCATAGGACGAAGTTTAAGTTCTGCGTAGAAGTAATATGATGTCATAGTCAGGGCCGGTGATAGGCATGTGCAACAAGTGCATTTGCACTGGGACTATATCAAAATTACATGTAttttaagaccaaaaaaaatattttcataaacattttatatgtaattaagttccatttttcaaaaatgaaCTGGGACTTTAACCATTTTTGCGATTCTTACGCCGGCCCTGGCCATTGTTATGGGGGATATAGGACATGTTTCCGTTTTAGTGTAGGTTGTCATTTTTAAgatgtttattatttattagtattatttgtAAATCTAATAATCCCATATTTTTAACATCATGTGAGAATTACAGAAGGAAAGGGGGGGGGACCATTTATAACATTAAATTAtgggaaaattagaaaaaaggaGCTTTTTCCAAACATTTGGCCATCTACACCTTTTTTTGaagattgtcaattgtgacgaaaatGCCCCTACTAATAGATATAGTGAAGTTTTTAGGAgtttaaactaaaaaacaaacagTAAACTCATGTTAGAATACAACtgtgcaaaaaaaaagttttgaaaaaaaaatggtttgagtgtcaaaaatcagtttgtaaattgatgatttctggtctaaattgttCAGAAAAGactttctataatttttttcaagttgtgaaacgtttagattattcattctacagtttgtacatgttgTACGAAGTTTAGACagaaaatttgttctaaaaacttcagaaactgaattttgtatgttctaccaaattaagaatatgtattctacattttcttcattctacatcaattcagaatatattttctacGTTTTACCCTGTATaataaaagaagtagaagatatatcataatcattttataatttataatctgtaaaacttagaatactctagaaatagaaacaaaataaactaaataaggaaagtgaatattttttgaataatcgtAATTTATGGTTACGAttctgtatttattttttagatatgttctaatatattttagaatgtgtattttaaattatttagaagaaagacaaaaacaggAAAAATTGACATTCGACATAAATTATGATATCATGATCGGTTGTTTACCATCTATTCAACATTCCAGAAAAATTCCACTTAActgtttatgatgcaaatctacGTTACTCCAAACTTCTccagacttgtctacagacttcaccagacctCTCCAGACTTCTCCAGACTTGTCTACAAATTTCAGCAGACTTTtccagacttcaccagacttgtctgcagacttcaccagactacTTCAGACTTCACCATCAATGAATTTCTGAACTGCTTAAGACcctttgtgttgtttgtttgtttcaaagaTAACACCATCAAGAAATTTCAAAACACATGAGTATCTACGTTGTGATTCatgaatttaaaaataaatcagaccTTATGTACTGATCAACCATTATAAACACAAAATTCATTagaatatcaataaaaataaaagcgatataactaatgaaaaataaaagtgtaaaGACACTAAAAAATTAGCCAAGGTCTACAAACTCAGAAGTATACTTCTGCTATCCAAAGACCGACTGCCAACTTCAAACGAGCAAACTTGGTGTTTTCATCgtcaatcaaatcaaatggTAGATTACGTATGTGACACTCAATATACTTCAGGGCATAAACTCCACAATCACAATTTGAGCGATTTAATTTAGATGCCATAAGTCGCTTAGGATAACTAATTTCCATCTCTGccgaataaaataaaagatgagttAGCATGAATTAGCCACAACTGAaataaatcataacaaaaatcaacaaagatattagaaaattaaatactaaagaTTACTAAAAGTATGATTTAAGAACAAGAAAACTCtgattattaatcttttaaagacaaaaatacACTAACAAATTgagaattaaacaaaattagacTTAAGGATCTTAGTTTAATCTTAGAAAATGATAACTTTCATATAAGATATACActtgtttcagtttcttctaCGCATACACAACTACATACTACAATAGTAGGAGGATCCAAGCCTAAGAAAAAAGCTACTAACTTTGATGTAAGATTCTAACATGAACATCAACCGCAGGAATGGTAACCACCTTCCAAACTAAGATTTCAAGatccaaaatcataaaatttattaactCCAATACTAATATTCAGCTCTAGAACAACCATTATATACAACGAAGCCTAATAACTTCCAATTCATGCGCATACGAATGGAAGAAGCCATCATAAAAACACTCTGGTTTTAAAAACACATGATTTGTAcatagaaaataagaaaaaaaaacagagcgaCGAAACTAAATGTTGCGATTTGGGCATGTGTTAGTTCAGGTTTGTACATGAACTTAATCTACGAGTGGGCAAGAAACATCTCTTTTAATCACGAAATCATAATAATCAACATGCAAAAATTGAAATCGAATAAGAAAAAATTGGGTTGAAATCTGGGTTGAAATGGAGTGAACAAATTGACATAATCTCAAGAAACGAACCCAACATAACaatcaacatgaaaaaaaatccagaaatcTACATACCTAATTCATGGAGAAATGGATCAATGGTGAAGATGGAGATGTGGTGAGATGGTGAAGACGGTGAAGAAGAGGAGACGGCGGAGGATGGTGATGGAGAGACACGACGGAATACGGTGACGATGGAGAGACGGCGGAAGATGGTGACGATGGAGAGAGACGCTGCTGGCTAAggagaagatggagagagacgGCGGTAAGATTAAAGATGGAGGAGAGAGACGACGGTGAAAAGTTAAGGGTTTcgttttcttctatttttttgcctacccaaattttttaatatttttcataaacgCCTAATATCCCAATAAAATTGATAGTTtcctaatttgatttatttaaaatctacaaattaaatCTGAATTTGTAATtgatatacaaatttaatctgaatatataatttaggatattattgacttttaattacaTCCTAAAACCTATTTAAccaaactcttttaaaaaaagtatagatggacaaagttttttaaaaagctcatttttctaattttccctTAGATTAtagactaaaacaaaaaaaaatgcgtACCACAagtcaaaaagaaaactgtCACGTAAGTTTTTGCCTGTTTCCTTTCCTTAATCATCAATACAGTAACTTTTAGCCTCAAAGATTATTTATCACAAGTCAcgaaatatgaaatattattcTTATTggggtaaaataaatatatacgttgagatattttaaaataaatatatacgtTGAGAATAATACACAGTCACAGATGCATAAAATTAGCTGAACAgttcaaaagtaaaaaataaccATATGAAGCGATATGTGGCATGTCGAAATTTATGTTCGCATGTGACAATGTTACTTAAATTGTGTATATATTGTCATATAGTTTTGTAAAACgaaacatgttttctttttcctgaaacaaaaataaaataaaattaatgttataagttataacccCTATGTGAAATGTCTGCATGCATTTGTGTAGATTccatttaataataaattagatcGAAAAGacagagaatatatatatatataatatgtatacaaactagattttaatccgcggtacaccgcggaacattttttttttaaaataataatattttaattcttttgtttttatattttgtttgttttgtttaattaaataataattttgtttggattgtcaattattagaataataataggggaaataaatatataactatgtAATGTATAAGCTATTATCggattaaatcaaaattttatcaatgattgaattgttttacaaaattttagttaaattactctgatttaatatgtctaatattcttatattagtggtattgaccaaataattaaatgaagatttaacccgtgtttcaaaatcgaattaataatattttatatttatactaatgttaattaaaatcgtcatgttaataacatgtcccgctatataacaacaaacaatcatattagtggtttaacccgtgtttcaaaaccgtcatattagtggttttggttgtgtgttgtgtttcgtttgtgaagttgatatttatacatggaaaatgcttGATGTGCAAGAAGTTTACGATCCgtagcaataaaagagagattttagtcttttcctatttgagttgataacattatcgcagaataatattcagtttcttaacacggtatatactatattaaatgtttttcatgatgataaagttaaatatacttgattattgagtttctaaaagttgggttctcgtttttatgaactttattaatgttataataattattgcgattgtaatcatttgttactcaaactcagcagtgtcatttaaatttaagagatcatacagtctctaaaaatctattaaaataggtttggagatttttatgggattaaaaatttaatgcgtagagttgtGTTTGGAAACATCAGAAAGTATAGATGGTGTCAAGCTTATTATGACAATAAGTGTAAATAAATTTGTTCGATTaaaatagttccattaaatgagtttccagaaattgttattttaggaaaatagttagggattaatattgtaaataaaacaaattaaataatcaaaacttCAAAggaataacacaaaatatatttcaaaaataataatatagatagaACAAAATGGTAAATTCAATATGTACCAGAACAACATTTAATCAGATTcgttgtgtatatatataataagccTAACACTAACACACAAATATAAAACCCATATGGCTCTATCCAACTTTTCGCTTCCTCTGATTCCTAAGTCTAGCCTAGAGTATTTCCGAAACTTGTAGCTACCTTAACCCCATCACGCTCTCTTAAGTCCAGCTTAAGCCACGTGAAGCAACTCCACAAGATGCTTCTCTTCTCGGCGTCTCCCACAGTGGCTGGGATCGGGGTCTTGGCACGCTACAATGTAGTTGTTGTAGATTTGGAGCATGGACCCGGTAGCGTTAGTGAGGCTTTGCATTGTATCCGTGCGGTGAAGGCGGCTGATTCTTCTAGTGTAATTCGTGTGCCGGAGGTGACTTCGGCGTGGGCTAAGAAAGCCTTGGACGTTGGACCTGACCGAATCATGTTTCCTAAAATAGAAAATGCAAAAGATAGACTTATTGTCCTTAAAGATagacttgaaaaaaacaaaaatggataTCCCGAttagtattagtatttttttatttttttttaaaattaaatcattaattaaataCCAAGAGAGACTTCTCATTATGTAGGTGTCaggtaatttttgttttgttttcttgtctggTTTCACCAACCAATGTTAGTGCCCTAAGCCAAATTTCAAAACATGCTttctatatacaaaaaaaaaaacatattttttatacccaaaaagaaaaaagttttcatatactattaaaaatcataaacaacAGTAATTTATACAGTTgatattcaataatatttttaaatttaaaaaacaaacgaaaatccatctttctttgttgaagaaggaaaaaaaaagctcacAAATTGTCTTAAGTACAAAATTgtttaatgataaaaatacttaataaaatttagtgtaaaaacagtggattttaatagactttttaaaatccatgattgaataacatatgatttgtaatttgcacacaaatcacttaaaatgtcaagttgaatacaccctcctaagtgttcaaaaaaaaaaaattcttttaattttttccttttaactctttttaacatttatctattttatataatttgcaAATTATTCTTTGAATATTAATTGGGATGGTAAAATTATTTCCCAGTAAGAATGATATATTATAGTAaactttatttaaatataatattcataataaatatatatgtataactttAGCCAAAAGTAGACATTTGTACTTTGTATGCACACTTGTTTGGGTTTTGATTCATGCAAATATATTGAGTTACTTAGAGAATGAAAATATTATGCAGAAGTTAGGAAATAGTGTGCAAAGTTTAAGCAAAACTATTGCAATTTATGTGAAGAAGTTCAAAATGATTGTTTTGCAAACTATTgtatattaatagaaataattaatttattatttgattgtttattcGATGAGAAAAACATTGCCGTAAGTGGAAGTAGAAATAATCAACagaaatgttatttttcttacaccaaatttcaaaattcatttGAGTGGATAAAATGAAAGCCAAAACTCAATATTGCAACAGATTTAgatcaaacaaagaagaaaaacacataGATTATACTTGTTAATAAGTAAAACCTACAAATTGTTTAAGTTTAAAATGGTTTGTATAATGACTTTGCCAATCTAGTTCTATAATCTGTCgttgacaaaaatatttataatttaaaacatattttcagTACACTAATTAGAGGATTTGAGATTTTGTAGATTTGAATTGCCAAATTAGTCTTCAATTATCcattatttaaacatatttctaaaataattggTATAATGTGGTCATTACATATTTGCTCATATATAGTCTAACAAGAATATGCactaatcccctatataataaaacgtaAGCACACAACATTTTcttgtatactatataattttaataagctggttacaaatatgttatagattaagttttatattatttgtatagtctggatttattgtttccaaaaatcttaaagagaatattctaaagaattatttgatatcatctaacttactatataaatttattttattaaattattcatcaaataaaatcctttgatgTCTAGcttaacattttaatttgttaattatcattatacttcacctctcatttttatatatgagtctaattttgtgaaacaaataaattatcatatcatttattataataaaaaaatagttatatttccagatataccataagttgaatttttaaaacaaatataaatgattcaatctataaaatattcaagttttattatattattctttaaaaataatatatattgaagtaATTGTTTTTACtaagtaacgggtcaaaatttgaatatttaaattcaatttcatacttttttgaattttataattttatataatataataataattaaataatttattttaaaacatttctaaaatattgaaacttgatattaaagtttaaaactataaacactctaaattggtttgttatagcattgtcaataatatgtcactataatatgaaagaatttcaaa
The sequence above is a segment of the Camelina sativa cultivar DH55 chromosome 10, Cs, whole genome shotgun sequence genome. Coding sequences within it:
- the LOC104720428 gene encoding uncharacterized protein At4g04775-like, whose product is MSNVSGASSCASNVQEGGRGKVVGVPKRCWIGEVIVAKNSKSETNPCRRYFRCGYAAAKKLMNDDRIFKWVDEALLDEVDYVTLHTVKLQMEMEIEKKMKMELEKELFERVEDAKSELRSRMKMMIVVIVFGCMIMFGLFKIAV